Proteins from a genomic interval of Cygnus olor isolate bCygOlo1 chromosome 9, bCygOlo1.pri.v2, whole genome shotgun sequence:
- the FOXL2 gene encoding forkhead box protein L2, with translation MMSSYPDAEEDAVALLAHDSGGSKEPERGKEELGADKGPEKPDPSQKPPYSYVALIAMAIRESAEKRLTLSGIYQYIISKFPFYEKNKKGWQNSIRHNLSLNECFIKVPREGGGERKGNYWTLDPACEDMFEKGNYRRRRRMKRPFRPPPTHFQPGKTLFSPDSYGYLSPPKYLQSTFMNNSWPLAQPPAPMPYASCQMSGGNVSPVNVKGLSGPASYSPYSRVQSMALPGMVNSYNGMGHHHHPHAHHPQQLSPASPAPPAAPAANGAGLQFACARQPAELSMMHCSYWEHDSKHSALHSRIDI, from the coding sequence ATGATGAGCAGCTACCCGGACGCCGAGGAGGACGCGGtggcgctgctggctcatgaCAGCGGCGGCAGCAAGGAGCCGGAGCGGGGCAAGGAGGAGCTGGGCGCCGACAAGGGCCCCGAGAAGCCGGACCCCTCGCAGAAGCCCCCCTACTCCTACGTGGCCCTGATCGCCATGGCCATCCGGGAGAGCGCGGAGAAGAGGCTCACGCTGTCCGGGATCTACCAGTACATCATCAGCAAGTTCCCTTTCTACGAGAAGAACAAGAAGGGCTGGCAGAACAGCATCCGCCACAACCTCAGCCTCAACGAGTGCTTCATCAAGGTGCCCCGGGAGGGCGGCGGCGAGCGCAAGGGCAACTACTGGACGCTGGACCCCGCCTGCGAGGACATGTTCGAGAAGGGCAACTACCGCCGGAGGCGGAGGATGAAGCGGCCTTTCCGGCCGCCCCCGACCCACTTCCAGCCCGGCAAGACCCTCTTCAGCCCCGACAGCTACGGCTACCTCTCCCCGCCCAAGTACCTGCAGTCCACCTTCATGAACAACTCGTGGCCGCTGGCGCAGCCCCCCGCGCCCATGCCCTACGCCTCCTGCCAGATGTCTGGCGGGAACGTCAGCCCCGTCAATGTGAAAGGACTCTCGGGCCCGGCCTCCTACAGCCCCTACTCGCGGGTGCAGAGCATGGCGCTGCCCGGCATGGTGAACTCCTACAACGGCAtgggccaccaccaccacccgcACGCCCACCACccgcagcagctcagccccgccagccccgcgccgcccgccgccccggccgccAACGGGGCCGGCCTGCAGTTCGCCTGCGCCCGCCAGCCCGCCGAGCTGTCCATGATGCACTGTTCCTACTGGGAGCACGACAGCAAACACAGCGCCCTGCACTCCCGCATAGACATCTAG